A region of Scleropages formosus chromosome 2, fSclFor1.1, whole genome shotgun sequence DNA encodes the following proteins:
- the golt1a gene encoding vesicle transport protein GOT1A, producing the protein MVTVTEFQKIGVGLTGFGLFFLMFGVLLYFDSVLLAFGNVLFLTGLTFIIGLQRTAQFFFQRQKARGSTFFLGGVALVLLRWPVVGMVMESYGFMLLFRSFFPVAFGFLGSVIQIPFVNMLISKLSGSSTSMV; encoded by the exons atGGTTACAGTCACAGAGTTTCAGA agaTAGGTGTGGGGTTAACTGGCTTTGGCCTGTTCTTCCTCATGTTCGGGGTGCTTTTGTACTTTGACTCTGTGTTGCTGGCATTTGGAAAC GTGCTGTTTCTTACTGGTCTGACATTCATAATCGGCCTGCAGAGAACAGCTCAGTTTTTCTTCCAGAGGCAGAAGGCTAGAGGTTCAACTTTCTTCCTGGGTGGTGTTGCCCTAGTGTTGCTGCGCTGGCCAGTGGTTGGTATGGTGATGGAAAGTTATGGCTTCATGTTGCTCTTCAG gTCATTCTTCCCAGTGGCCTTTGGATTTCTTGGGTCAGTAATACAAATCCCATTTGTCAATATG CTTATAAGCAAACTCTCAGGAAGCAGTACTTCTATGGTCTga
- the LOC108938193 gene encoding uncharacterized protein LOC108938193, with protein MDYLYHIPGLLLLVILAEVQESHNSTIIPSTKPIKSTTCTNSPFSIDRTMFFSATIGFLIIIIIVLVAILLRRKLAEHTGITSNSLKEGNNIQMMYMKSVESPSEEDAACSLPAEGSRTEHDDDSSDDSSSTSSESSGASVDLPFKDDYVNLSQGGIGACPTSLLGVQDYVNVVPRHSSDSMDKDDDDAPKDTATSVESDSEDSEDNELNYTTVVFN; from the exons ATGGACTATCTTTACCATATTCCAGGACTACTTCTCCTTGTTATTCTGGCAGAAG tTCAGGAAAGTCACAACTCAACCATCATTCCATCGACAAAACCAATCAAGTCAACTACTTGCACAAATTCACCATTCAGCATTGACAG gacaatgtttttttctgccacCATAGGCTTTCTCATCATTATAATCATAGTGCTTGTTGCCATTTTACTCAGAAGAAAACTTGCAGAGCATACTG GCATTACATCCAATTCCCTTAAAGAGGGGAACAATATACAGATGATGTACATGAAAAGCGTAGAGTCTCCTTCAGAAGAAGATGCTGCCTGCAGCCTCCCCGCAGAAGGCAGCAGGACTGAGCATGATGATG ATTCAAGTGACGACTCTTCATCCACCAGTTCAGAAAGCTCAGGCGCTTCT GTGGATCTCCCATTTAAGGATGATTACGTAAACCTATCCCAGGGTGGGATAGGGGCATGCCCCACCAGTTTACTTGGAGTTCAAGACTACGTGAATGTTGTGCCCAGGCACTCCAGTGATAGTATGGACAAGGACGACGATGATGCACCAAAAGACACTGCAACATCTGTCGAAAGTGATAGTGAGGACAGCGAGGATAACGAACTCAACTATACAACAGTTGTTTTCAACTAA